A genomic window from Xyrauchen texanus isolate HMW12.3.18 chromosome 15, RBS_HiC_50CHRs, whole genome shotgun sequence includes:
- the LOC127656071 gene encoding non-histone chromosomal protein HMG-17-like, with protein sequence MPKRKADGDKAAKGKEEPTRRSARLSAKPAPPKAEPKAKKAAPKKPAKGKKGNPAENGDAKADQAQKVDAAADAK encoded by the exons GCTGATGGTGACAAAGCCGCCAAAGGCAAAGAGgag CCAACAAGACGCTCTGCACGGTTGTCTGCT AAACCAGCTCCCCCTAAAGCAGAACCAAAGGCCAAAAAAGCTGCGCCTAAG AAGCCCGCCAAGGGGAAGAAGGGTAACCCTGCTGAAAATGGAGATGCCAAGGCAGACCAG GCACAAAAGGTTGACGCTGCTGCTGATGCCAAATGA